The DNA region CCAGCAACTGCATGGTCATTAAATTGCCGCCCAACACTAAAATCTTTAAGATGCCAGTTCAAGCGCCGACTGCCTCAAAGGAATCGCATACAGTTAGCCTGAGTGACAAGGAAATGTTGAACAGTGTCCTCAAAATTCCGCAGGCGATAAGTATAAGCAAAGTCAAATCGGTGGATAATACTGCAACTATTTCCAACCCTACGACTATCAAAACTGTGTTGCCGGCTCAAACCCACAGCCGATCATCCTGCTTCCTCGTCGACGCTTTTAACAAATCGGAAAGTCGCCCCGAATCCATGAAGATAATTACGGAATTTCGTAATCAAATACGCTCCATAGAGAAGACATTGCCACTGCCGGGAACAGTGCTGCAATCTTCAAAGATAAATAATGATCTTCCACCTTTACCTCCGTTGGTTGGTCCAGATGCACCCAAGCCCGTTGAACTGACTCTCAACCCACTATGTTTTATAGTGGCCAAGGAACTACAGATCCAGTATCCACTCTACCGTTTTATGTGGACCTGTCCGCATTGCCAGCGATTCTTCGAGAAGCACTGTGCATTTCGAATGCACCTGACTAGCAAGCATGATTTGACCCAAGAAAAATTGAACAGCCTCAAAGTGATATTAATGCCTTACAAAagtaagtatatatatattgttgccGCTCTATTATTAGGCGTTAAAAAAACGTGCACGGATACCGCTGTAGAGATTTGAGACTTTAACTCTATGCCCACAAAGTGCACGaacataaaactaaaaaatgttctcCGATGAGCCTGGCCGTTTGAGCTTCGAACCAGGAACAGATACGGAACATACAAGCTTCTCTATCACTTTTCTTTTCTACACTGATCATCTGTAGTCaattaacatatttttatcTCCACTTTAGTTCTCTCATTGGATTCATCAGACTCTGAGCCTAAGCTTGCGCATGTGCCATTGCCAACGAATTTGGAAACGAAGCCACAAGTGCCAGAATCTACTCCAAATCAAGACAAGACTGTTAATTTGCCATTTCTGCAAAACGATGCAGCACCTTTGAAGGATCAAACACCGGCATTATCATATCTTACTTCTAACAAAGATTCAACATCCCCAATGAAAAATCCAGATAAATCAAATGGCTCAAAGAAGTCAAAGAAGAATCAAGGAAAAATTGCTCAGTTTCAGTGCACGGACTGCTCCAAAGTATTTACTACTTTCGGGGCCCTACGCATCCACAAGACAATCCACACAGGCGAGCTGCCGCACAAATGCAGCTATTGTGACAAACGTTTCCGTACTCCTGGTCAGGTGCGTGTGCACCACCGTCGTCACACCGGAGAAAAGCCGTTTAAATGCAAGGTAAGGATTaatctgtagcattagttgcaTGAATTATTACTGCAGTGTAACAATGTTTtgtcattattattataatctCTTGTATCTTTGTAGGTTTGCTCATTGGATTTCACTCATCGGGAAACTTTGATTTCCCATCTTTCGCGCCATATTGGAATGAAACGTTATAAATGCTATGGATGCGATAAATACTTTGTAGTCGTCAGCGGTTTGCGAGCCCATCGCCGCCTACGTCCTGACACTTGCGGCAAGGTGAAGTTCACAGCTCGAGCTCACGGCCCCCGGGTGCGGGTCATCCGGGGAGAAGTGATCTTTGAACATCACCCAGAACACAATGGATACCTACGCAGTGAGGATCCGCTTAACATTTTGTCCCAACGTGATCAGACCGACTCAAACCCACCCGAAACAATGTAGGGTATAAGCTAATTGTTATGTTTTCCTTATTTTACCACTTTAGCTTTGCCATtatgatatattttttagtattttttaaaaatgcgATAAGGGATATAGAAGTAAGACCTTGATCCATAGGAAAGAATTACAAAAGATATTGCCatgaattataattttttaatattcgaTTTTTGACccaaatatatttgtttatgaAATTACACTCCAATTCATGTATGACTGTGTGGCGGTATTAAGGTTGTTCAAAAAATCTCTTATCAAGcaattcaaaattttaaaagctaTTACCCTATAATAATTTGGAAGCCATGACCATGAAAGCTGATAACAATTTTATTATACTAAGTTGATAATTAAGAGCAAATCAAATTGCATTAAGAAAAGGTGCattaaattggttttattttattacggTCGtttagtatttatttttaaatctcaGGACTTCTTCTATGAGGGTTTCATGTTGCTGAACATCGTTAGAAGTTATGTATTTGTTAATCGCATTAAAAACCTCACTTTCCTGGGCTATGGTTGCCAGAGTCAGCTTCGTTTTCATTTGGGTGGCACCTTCCGTAAATTTATTATGCACTTTCTCATCCTCCTTGGCGAATTCACTGGCAACGCCCAGTAATCCGATAAGGCTCATTCCAATTGTTTTTGACTCGGGTGCCGATTGAGATAAGCTGTCCTTGAGACCTTCAAACACGCCTTGTAGATCGTAGACGTAGACATATTTCTCAGCAGTAGAGCCATGCTGACGGAGGTTCTTGCCGCGGTTAATATAGCTCTCTAGGACAGATGTTCCCGGTCCACGTTCCTCAACCGGCACACTATCCACTATCTGCTGCACAAAATTAACTGTGACGACCAGCATATTGTGAATTTGAATGCCACGAATGGTCTCGGCATAGCGAAAGAATTGAGACAGGATCTCCTTTTGTGACCTTGGAGGTGCAGCACAGGTAAGGCTCTGCGGAATATGCATACGATTTAATAAAGaatcagttttttttttaatacatacCAAAACAGAGagcaaaaatataaatgtgcaCCGCATCTTCGTCATGACTTAATTCGACCAACAAATTTGGGAACAGACTTcggatttttatacccttgccaCACATAACGAATCGCCTCTTCATTAATGTATTAGTATTGCATTGAtatgaaatgtgaaattgacTTCGGCAGAAGAGGAGAGCGCTCATGATCTAGAATGATGAAATCTCCTTATCAGCATCACAAAGAGAGAAGAGTCGATAGAAGCTAATACGTTTGGCAACAAATGAAAGCGGAAGCCAGTACACTTAAAACAAAAAGTCTcttaatttcttttatttcatcttttattatttcttgtCATTCGGTTTTGCAGTTTTTTGAAaatgataaattatttgtatagTAAGAAGAGTCAAGGGAAAAGTGCTCAGATTCAGTGCACGGACTGCTCCAAAGTATTTACTACTTTCGGGGCCCTACGCATCCACAAGACAATCCACACGGCGCGCTGCCGCACAAATGCAGCTATTGTGACAAACGTTTCCGCACTCCTGGTCAGGTGCGTGTGCACCACCGTCTTCACACCGAAGAAAAGCCGTTTAAATGAAAGGTAAGGATTaatctgtagcattagttgcaTAATTTAATACTGCAATGGAACAGTGTTTTGTCAATATTATTGTAATCAATTGTATCTTTGTAGGTTTGCTCATTGGATTTCACTCATCGGGAAACTCTGATTTCCCATCTTTTGCGCCATATTGGAATGAAGCGTTATAAATGCTATGGATGCGATAAATACTTTGTAGTCGTCAGCGGTTTACGAGCTCATCGCCGCCTACGTCCTGACACTTGCGGCAAGGTGAAGTTCACAGCTCGAGCTCACGGCCCCCGGGTGCGGGTCATCCGGGGAGAAGTGATCTTTGAACATCACCCAGAACACAATGGATACCTACGCAGTGAGGATCCGCTTAACATTTTGTCCCAACGTGATCAGACCGACTCAAACCCACCCGAAACAATGTAGGGTATAAGCCTAATTGTTATGTGTTCCTTATTTTACCACTTTAGCTTTGCCATTCTGATATATTTtgtagtattttttaaaaatgcgATAAGGGATATCGAAGAAAGACCTTGATCTATAGGAAAGAATTACAAAAGATTTTGCCatgaattataattttttaatattcgaTTTTTGACccaaatatatttgtttatgaAAATACACTCCAATTCATGTATGACTTTGTGGCGGTATTAAGGTTGTTCAAAACATCTCTTATCAAGCaattgaaaaatttaaaagctaTTACCCTATAATAATTTGGAAGCCATGACAACAATTTTATTATACTAAGTTGATAATTAAGAGCAAATCAAATTGCATTAAAAAAAGGTGtattaaattggttttattttattacagTCGTTTAGTACTTATTTTTGAATCTCAGGACTTCTTTTATGAGGGTTTCATGTTGCTGAACATCATTAGAAGTTATGTATTTGTTAATCGCATTAAAAACCTCACTTTCCTGGGCTATGGTTGCCAGAGTCAGTTTCGTTTTCATTTGGGTGGCACCTTCCGTAAATTTATTATGCAATTTCTCATACTCCTTGGTGACTTCACTGGGATAGCCCTTTGATGCGATACGGGACATTTCAGTTTTTTGAAACTCAGATAAGCTGTCATTTAGATCATCGCCTGGTTGACCGTAGATGTGTTCATATTTCTCAGCAGTAGAGCCATGCTGAAGGAGGTTCCTGCCGCGGTTAATATAGCTCTGTTGGACAGATGTTCCCGGTCCACGTTCCTCAACCGGCACACTATCCACTATCTGCTGCAAAACATTAACTAAGGCGCCCAGCATATTGTGAATATGAATGCCACGAATGGTCTCGGCATAGCGAAAGAATTGAGACAGGATCTCCTTTTGCGATCTTGGAGGTGCAGCACAGGTAAGGCTCTGCGGAATATGCATACGATTCAATAAAGaatcagttttttttttaatacatacCAAAACAGAGagcaaaaatataaatgtgcaCCGCATCTTCGTCATGACTTAATTCGACTCAAAAATTTTGGAACAGACTTcggatttttatacccttgccaCACATAACGAATCGCCTCTTCATTAATGTATTAGTATTGAATTGAtatgaaatgtgaaattgacTTCGGCAGAAGAGGAGAGCGATCATGATCTAGAATGATGAAATCTCCTTATCAGCATCACAAAGAGAGAAGAGTCGATAGAAGCTAATACGTTTGGCAACAAATGAAAGCGGAAGCCAGTACACTTAAAACAAAAAGTCTCTTACTTTCttttatttcatcttttattatttcttgtCATTCGGTTTTGCAGTTTTTTGAAAATGATAAATTAATTGTATGGTATTATTAAACGTAATATGATATTCTTAATCATAAATTAATGCGAAATACATACGCTCATCTGTTTCTCGATTAGTATAATCATTATATTGTTTGCTTGTCTGTGTATCAtgttacatttaaaattgttatatCTTTCTATTTGGTAAAACATATAaaacaatttatattttaacaaaatttGACAAGCCGACAAATTTGtgtaatatacaatatattcgTACTTTTCAattgatttatatgttaagtTTAATACGATTGCAACACTCTGCGTGGGTACCTTTATCTAGACATCTATTGTTGCTAGCGCTATAGTTTAATTTAGTATCTCTCGTTTCATCCCAAACATGCCCAGCCGGCCAACATCGCCGCAAAATTTACTACTTCCTAACACATCCGATCCAATTGGCAGGGGCAACGCGCTAAAGTTGTTATAACAAATACTTTTATTCcgtataaatatttagtttaCATATGACTATTGTTGTTTAACATGTGTTTCAGCTAATAATTTAGTGTTTGCTTTTAAGCATTTGCTTGCTAactttttgtatatatttatgtataaaTACGAGGCCGAATTTAAACGTTCTGCAAAACAGCTTATCAGttatatacattattatgTACCTTAACACCTATTGCCAATGTCttgatttatgttttttttttgctggttttgctttattttatGGTAAAAATTATATGCTACAGTACATATCTACAGTTATCATTCTAATCTGTTCGCTTGGTTAATATCTATGCCTTCATACACCTTAGGTACAATAATTGTTTAGCTTTTCGATCTAAATTACACATACATACGTGGCTAGCTTGGGTATCGACTGTGGTATATACAGGAATGTACTGGGGAACTGAATAGAAGTTGTGGGAATGAGGTTAAAGTTTCAATTAGCTGCTTAGCTGGAAGTTGCGTCTGTGTCTCCTATCGGTTTTAAGAATTAGAACCGTCTGTTAGCTACCAAGACATCGATCAGTCCTTCAAATTCGTCATTTATTATAGGGGAGATCAAAACTTAAGTCGTGTTTGAAAACTTATTTTAGAATCTAGCTGCCTTATAGAATATGCACTATGCAAGACTTTTGACTAATTGCACGGATTGTTTATACTGGTTTCCAACAACCTAGGCATAAAAACTGATTAACATAGCGTTATTTGATTGATTGTATTACTCATAcgtttatatattataatggCAATTGGAATTTGCTGCCAATTCGCCAGAAGATTGCGATTTAAATCAAATGGCTTCTACTTTCGACCCTATCCATGCTTTCGAGATTTGATTTAGGCGGTAAGACTAATAGCTACCAAGTCCTTAGTTCAAATATGTATCGGTTTCCAGTGGTCCGCCCCATTCATGGCCATTCTGGTGGCAGTTCCACGAACAACAAGTTGATTGACTTCCTCCTCCATTAGCGAGCAAAATCTTGATGCACATATAGAAGTGCATATGGGCTGATATATAAATTTCTGATAATTAAACGTGTAACAGTCTTTTTAAGTTTACATtatcaataaaatcaaactTAGTGAAAGATCGAGACCCCAAAGTAATCGTAATTGCAACATAACCATCGGGCGGGGGGTGCGCTTATCAACTAAACATGTCCACGTATATAAGTATAGGTGTATTAAGTAAGTGTGGGCAGTAGCTGGCTATAATACTTTAGAGTTATGATATCCGTGTATATCGTAAATGCGTATTATGCGTAGAGTTCGAAATAAGTATGCAACGAACGCAGGGTCGATGAGTTTTCAGCTCAGTTGGCATAGTTGTCGAATGAGCCCAAGTACTCCAATGCAGCGCGATAGCAGAAGTGATATTGATCCTAAATTAGTAAAAACAACAGATGTAAATTCTCCATGCGTCTATTAAAAATCTTGTGTGAAACCCACCTCGGTTTGCACCATAGCCGGTCGCTGGGAACGCAGGATGCGCACTGTCTGGAAGACATCCAGCACTCCCTCGTACTGCATCCGCTCTAGAACGATGCTCAGTGTGATGAAGACACCCGAACGTCCCACGCCCGCTGAACAGTGCACGGTGATGGGTCCATCCTGGCCAAACTGTTCCTTGGTCTTGTGCACCTGTCCGATGAAGTCAATGAAGCCTTCGCCCGACTTGGGCACCCCCTGCTCCGGCCAATCGATGAACTGGAACTGGCGCACCGTGCGCGAGGATCCATCTCGAGCATCAGTTACCTACAGACAAAGAggatttatttgttttccagttatttattattaaataaagtaTATTAAACTCACCTTAAACTCACGCAGCTTATACTGCGGCATGTTGTACTCAGCGATGGGATCCACGACATAATACTGATAGCGCACGGACCGCTCATGAGGCCAGTATTGGAAGCACTTCTCCTGTGAAAAGAAAAAGCATTAGTTTATATGAGGCTAAGGTTGAGGATTTAGTCTTAAACTAAATTACTACTGAATCTATAATCCAGAAAATACAAATGAGTGTGGTTAACTTACCCTGCCCATTTCCTTGAGCTTGGTCAGCATGACCACAATGGTGGAGTTGTGCTCCCAGAGCATGCGCCAGAAATCCTCTGCTGCATCCTGCACAGGACCCTGGGCGGCGATATAGGCCGATCGGTAGCGATAGCCGTCAATGAAGCTGGCGTTGACATAGTCGCTGCCCTCGATTCCATGGATGGGGGTCAGGTAGACACGACTCGATTCGTATGGCAGAATGTGGACCAGGCGGTTCTTGTGCTTGTTGCACGGCAGATTGGCCGTTACGAACTTGGACGAGTCCATCTTGACATTGGACAGCTTCTTGAACTCCACCTCCATGCCGGAGATGCTCTCGCCGGGCTCCGTGATCAGTAGCTTTTGCAGGTGCGTGTGCAGGTTGCGGGCCGGCACCTCCGTCATGCCACAGATGATGGCCTCAATGATGGCGTCATGGATGAAAATGTACTGATCCTCCGTCTGAACCATATAGTTGCGTTGCGCCCTCAGGCACGTGACATGCCCATAGATATCGATGATCTTCTCGTGCTTCATTCGCTCCAGCATCGAATCGATGACGATGTAGCAGCCGGTTCGACCCACTCCCGCCGAGCAGTGAACGATCACGGGTCCGGATTCCGGTGGCGTGAGAGCGCGACACCGGCGCAGGAACTGCAGGAACGGAGCCGGATGATCGGGCACCCCATGATCCGGCCAGGCGGTGAACTGCAGCTGCTTGATCTCGCGCCGATCGTTGAAGCCCTGCCGGCACAACTGGAACGTCCGTATGCTGTACGTGGCCAGCTCCTGCGTCTCCGTGATGGTCACAAAGATCTGGCCATAGGTCTCCGTTCCGCGAGTGGGCCAATACTGGTCGCACTTGATGCGTGTTCGCTCCTCCAGTCGCGTCATCATCACAATGGTGGCCGTTTTCAATTCCCAGCACATGCGCCAGAAGTCCACAAAGGTCTCCTGCAGCGGTCCCTGGGTGGCCACATAGGCGTTGTGCTTCCGATAGCCATCACAGTAGTTGGCATTGATGTAGTCCGATCCAACCACGCCCTCCACTGGCGGCAACTGGACACGGGAATGATCGTAGGCGGTGACATTGGCATAGCGATTCTTCGATTTATTGTGCTCCAGGTTGGAGTTGTCCCAGGTGAATTGCTGTCCCGGCTCAATGCTCTCATACTCCTGCGAGAACTTCTGATTGTCGTTGGCTTTGAGTCGTTCGATATGGTTAGCGAATTCCGAAATGGGTATGGGCGGATGGGAAATCATGCCGGGTGTCTGGAAGTTAAGACGCCTCATGTCAACGGGATCGCTAGGAGTTGGTCCGGCTCCCAAATCGGCGGCCATCAAGGGTCGAGTAACGGCCGCTTGATCCGGGGTTTTGCATGGCTGACGGCGACGTTTCACCACACAGAGAACAATCAACGCGGTGGACACGATGAAAGTGGATACCATTAGCGGGAGCACCACCCACAAGATCTCTGGTTCGTCCTTGTTGCGATTCACTGACACCTCCGGCTCCGCGGGCCAATTGGGATCGGGGCGGTGGGGCCGCTCACCTGGCGGAGCTTCCCGCATGTCCAGCGATAGGAACTCTGAGAAGGGACTGGAGGTGTAGAGATGCTTCTGCGGCGTGTCCACCACAGCCCGCACAAAGATGCGGTAACGCTTCTCCCGCTCCAGCTTACGATTGGTAAAGTTATGGTAGTCATCACCCGATCCTAGGTGGAAGGTGAAGGGTATGGAACGCTGTGGAAACTTAGCCGCAATGTAGGGGGCATTAGGACGCTCTGGTTTGTTCCTACCCGGCAGCAGATCGTCGGTGAGGAACTGATCGGGTATTTTGTGCAGATTTGACTTGTCCTCCGGCACCACCACCAAGTAATAGTGCGAGATGGGTCCATATTCCTCCGAGGCCTGTGGCAGTATCACCAGAATCTCCTCGCCATTGACCACACCATAGAAATCCGGCTTGACCATCGGCTGTGGAGCTGCCATTTGGGTGGTCACCGTGATCTTGGTGGGCGGACGGTATGAATAATCCGATGGAATGGCACTCACGTTCACATTGTACGTGGTAAAGGGACTCAGTTCGTTTATCGTGTGGGTCTTCACATAGTGCTTCAGGATGATCTCGCGCTTGGGAACGATCTGGGTCTGCGAAAATCCCTGTGAGTCCACAAACACCTTCATGGCATCGAAGCTGATCTTGTAGTTAACCGGAGTTAGCCGAATGGGTGGCGACCAACTCAACGTCATTGAATGGGTGCTGACATCGTGGGCACGAAGATTAAGGGGCACATCCTCCGGCTTAATCCTTACCGTCACCTTCTCGCTAAGACGTCCCAATCCGTTCTTGAACCTCGCCGCAATGGCCACGGCATATTGGGCAAACTTCTCCAGATTGACCAGATCAGCGGATTCCGTCAGGCCAACCGTCTTCGTTTGCCAGTCGTCCAGATCCTCGACGGCGGTCATGGTGTAAAAAATTTTGTAGCCAAGCAACTTGCCTCGACTCGTCACCGGCTCCCACCAAATCTCCGCCGTTTGCTCGGAGGTGGCCTCCGCTTGCAGGGACATAGGTGCCCGGCCCATGTCGCGTTCCGTCTCCACGACCAACTTGTCACTGAAGGGACCGGCTCCCTGTTTCGTATAGGCCCTCACCCGGAAGATGTACTCGGTGTTCTCCTCCAGATTTGTGAAAACCGCCTTGCGGAGCGTCATATTCCTCTCAGAACCAAGGCCATGATCGATTTTCTTGTGGAACTGGACATCATAGCGGGTGATTATGCCATTCCGATGTTCCCTGGTAGGTGGATCCCACGTAACGCACAGAACATCCGGAGTTTGGAAGCGTATGGTGATGTTCGAGGGCGGTCCGCCGGGTGTGCCTTCTGGTGTCTGGAATATTTTTACCGTCTCCTGACCGATACCGATGTGATTACTGCCCGCCACCCGAAATTCATACTCCACTCCGCGTTCCAGGTTGTCGAAGCGCTTCTTGGTCATCTGGGGTCCCGATAGCATCTCCTCCTTCAAAGACTGATCCTTGACGCCCCATCGAAGTCGATAGCCACGCAATTCACCATAGGTCTGCGCCGGACGCTCCCACTCCAGTTCGATGGACACGATCGGTTCCCGCTCCATGATCTTCAGACTCACCGTTGGCCGAACTGGCACTCCGCCAGGGGTTTTCACCACAATCGCTGCACTCCGGTCGCCATCGCCTTTGCGGGTCAATGCGGCCACCTGGATGGAGTACTTGGTATCCGGCTGCAGGCCAGTGACATTGAACTCCAGCATGTCCACCACATCGAATTTAAAGGGTTCGTTGAGGAAACCCTTGCCCTGTTTGAAAATGTCAAATAGAGATGATTATAAGCAAATACAAATTAACTTTTCAAATTCgattttatttgattatgGTTTTTAAGAAGCTGTTCTTGGGCTATCCACAAAAAACATGGTTTTTTGGATATACCAACGgttaaaaaaagttaatttCGAATGTCTGTAATCTGTTAACTCTAATCTTGTTAATCTTTCCTAGTTCTCCCTTAAGAGACAGAAAACTCACCTCATCTCTCAGCTCCTGAGCATGTATGTGATAGCCACGAATAATACCATTGCGATCCTTTTCGAGTGGCGGTTTCCAACTGACATGTATCGATGTGGAGTTCAAGGGCGTGGCCTTAACATCTTGTGGATCTCCGGGCACTAAATGCGACGCCGAAGAAAATTGCGATTAGCTAAGGGTACTCACAAGGGCGAAAACAACTGGAGACATATATAGATAGCTTAACTTAAGACCTAAGGTTATTAACATTAACTTACTTAACACTGTAGTACATGAtcttatattatatatttttagtttacAGACAGGAGACTATGGCTTCTATTATACTAGGTGCTTAGAACCTATGAGTAATACATATACAAGAATATATGTGGTAGTACCAGAACAAACCTAGTTCCAAGTCAATGCCATCACCACATCACAGACAAAAACAGAttcgaattaaattaaaagtcgGAACTGGAGGAACCAAACAACCAAAGTGCTGCTTAGGTGCTAAATAATTGGTATGTGGTAGGGGTTGCTCAATAGGTGCTCAAAATTTAGTAGGAGGTGCAGTTTATACCTAGATATAGTATTATTTAAGATAGTATAGACCATTACTTAGGGAGTATGGTGGCAAAAAAGtacacaaaaaaatgttggcCATCGCAAACACTTGGATTTCGATGTCCATCTCGTTTCACTTAGCAAAAACAAACatgtaagcattcaaaaagtTGTTACTTGGTTGTGTGCAAAAAACATATAATGGTAAATCAAAAAATAgttcatatattttttctatacacGTATGCTGCTTATTTAAGAGCATTAAAAATCCTTGCCGACCTCTTAAATGGTTTGGTaagattttcaaaaaatgtcgAAATAGAGaaacatatcaaaaaacaaaagagaTGTGAATTCTTTTAGTTATCGGTCAAAACTTTCTGGACCAattcaaaaatatgtttttgggAAAAGAGTATAGGTATAGAAATAGAGATGTATAGTATAGATAGTATTTTGCTATGGGGCATTCTTAAACATAATACATAGTCAACCATTAAATATACTCACTCTTTTTCtctaaatagttttaaaatgttttatttgtattatataTTAGGATATAAACCACCATCCATTAAAGGTTGcgttcaaaaatcaaatttcGCAATAATTTCGTATTCACATCAAAAAAGTTTCaaaaagattttgttttttttttggtttttggttttttttttccattttgatTTGCATTCAAAAAAAGGTGCACGAAACAGAGCAATTGGTGCAAGGTGCGAGTGGCCAAGCAAAGttatttggttttgttttaatAGTATGTgaaaaaagatataaaatatAGGTATTTAGTTTACAGTATACAATTCCAAAAAGGGTTACTAGTGCACAAAAGTGGTTAAAATCCAGAAAGGGAAAGGTGAACAACTAAAGATGGAAAACATGATACAAAATCTACATATTTGTTGGCACACCGCTTTGATACTGTACAGTGTTCTTATGATTTTTCAATttactttgatttttttccAAAATTATGTGGTAGTTTGTAGATTTAGAACACCcaattaatataatttatgggTTAACTTAAATTTTACAAGTAACTTACCTCAATAAATTTTAAGATAATATGACACACATTTATAAAGCTTAATTATACCCTAAAATACTGGTTATCAACTACTTCTAAGTATATAGCTTATGGAGTTGTATCTTTCCAAtatattcatttaaaatattctttaaattGAGATCTCATATTTGATAATTTTGTACGTATACCATTCATTACTTAGACAATGATTCGCTGCCTGGCGG from Drosophila subpulchrella strain 33 F10 #4 breed RU33 chromosome 2L, RU_Dsub_v1.1 Primary Assembly, whole genome shotgun sequence includes:
- the LOC119548636 gene encoding tyrosine-protein phosphatase Lar isoform X9 codes for the protein MGLQMTAASPFAALSLLVLFLLTWTPTIVDAAHPPEIIRKPQNQGVRVGGVASFYCAARGDPPPSIVWRKNGKKVSGTQSRYTVLEQPGGISILRIEPVRAGRDDAPYECVAENGVGDAVSADATLTIYEGDKTPAGFPVITQGPGTRVIEVGHTVLMTCKAIGIPTPNIYWIKNQTKVDMSNPRYSLKDGFLQIENSREEDQGKYECVAENSVGTEHSKATNLYVKVRRVPPTFSRPPETISEVMLGSNLNLSCIAVGSPMPHVKWMKGSEDLTPENEMPIGRNVLQLINIQESANYTCIAASTLGQIDSVSVVKVQSLPTAPTDVQISEVTATSVRLEWSYKGPEDLQYYVIQYKPKNANQAFSEISGIITMYYVVRALSPYTEYEFYVIAVNNIGRGPPSAPATCTTGDFSFGGTKMESAPRNVQVRTLSSSTMVITWEPPETPNGQVTGYKVYYTTNSNQPEASWNSQMVDNSELTTVSELTPHAIYTVRVQAYTSMGAGPMSTPVQVKAQQGVPSQPSNFRATDIGETAVTLQWTKPTHSSENIVHYELYWNDTYANQAHHKRISNSEAYTLDGLYPDTLYYIWLAARSQRGEGATTPPIPVRTKQYVPGDPQDVKATPLNSTSIHVSWKPPLEKDRNGIIRGYHIHAQELRDEGKGFLNEPFKFDVVDMLEFNVTGLQPDTKYSIQVAALTRKGDGDRSAAIVVKTPGGVPVRPTVSLKIMEREPIVSIELEWERPAQTYGELRGYRLRWGVKDQSLKEEMLSGPQMTKKRFDNLERGVEYEFRVAGSNHIGIGQETVKIFQTPEGTPGGPPSNITIRFQTPDVLCVTWDPPTREHRNGIITRYDVQFHKKIDHGLGSERNMTLRKAVFTNLEENTEYIFRVRAYTKQGAGPFSDKLVVETERDMGRAPMSLQAEATSEQTAEIWWEPVTSRGKLLGYKIFYTMTAVEDLDDWQTKTVGLTESADLVNLEKFAQYAVAIAARFKNGLGRLSEKVTVRIKPEDVPLNLRAHDVSTHSMTLSWSPPIRLTPVNYKISFDAMKVFVDSQGFSQTQIVPKREIILKHYVKTHTINELSPFTTYNVNVSAIPSDYSYRPPTKITVTTQMAAPQPMVKPDFYGVVNGEEILVILPQASEEYGPISHYYLVVVPEDKSNLHKIPDQFLTDDLLPGRNKPERPNAPYIAAKFPQRSIPFTFHLGSGDDYHNFTNRKLEREKRYRIFVRAVVDTPQKHLYTSSPFSEFLSLDMREAPPGERPHRPDPNWPAEPEVSVNRNKDEPEILWVVLPLMVSTFIVSTALIVLCVVKRRRQPCKTPDQAAVTRPLMAADLGAGPTPSDPVDMRRLNFQTPGMISHPPIPISEFANHIERLKANDNQKFSQEYESIEPGQQFTWDNSNLEHNKSKNRYANVTAYDHSRVQLPPVEGVVGSDYINANYCDGYRKHNAYVATQGPLQETFVDFWRMCWELKTATIVMMTRLEERTRIKCDQYWPTRGTETYGQIFVTITETQELATYSIRTFQLCRQGFNDRREIKQLQFTAWPDHGVPDHPAPFLQFLRRCRALTPPESGPVIVHCSAGVGRTGCYIVIDSMLERMKHEKIIDIYGHVTCLRAQRNYMVQTEDQYIFIHDAIIEAIICGMTEVPARNLHTHLQKLLITEPGESISGMEVEFKKLSNVKMDSSKFVTANLPCNKHKNRLVHILPYESSRVYLTPIHGIEGSDYVNASFIDGYRYRSAYIAAQGPVQDAAEDFWRMLWEHNSTIVVMLTKLKEMGREKCFQYWPHERSVRYQYYVVDPIAEYNMPQYKLREFKVTDARDGSSRTVRQFQFIDWPEQGVPKSGEGFIDFIGQVHKTKEQFGQDGPITVHCSAGVGRSGVFITLSIVLERMQYEGVLDVFQTVRILRSQRPAMVQTEDQYHFCYRAALEYLGSFDNYAN